The Trichocoleus sp. sequence ATAGGCTGCAAGGCTTCCTGCATTAATGACGCATCTAGCAAAGCGTGGTAATAATGCCATGAAAAAGGACGTACAAAGAGGTTCGGACGCGGTTCAGTGTAGATGGTGTAACGGTAGCGCCTCCATACTGCCGAAAAGCGAGCATGCCAGGTAGAATCTACTGCTGCTGAAGCTCGGACAACGATATCTGAAGAAATGCGATGGTTTAAGATGTCAGCCCAACGATAAGCAGGAATATGAGCAGGAGCATCAAAGTGAGCAACTTGGGCAGCTGCATGAACACCAGCATCAGTCCGCCCTGCACCATGTAGCGTTACTGGACGCCCTACAACAGATTGGATTGCCTGCTCAAGCGCTTCTTGAACAGTATGGTGCTGAGCTTGCCTCTGCCAACCGTGAAAATGAGTGCCCAAGTATTGAATAATTAAGGCTATTCTTTGAGTACCCTCTATTCCTGCCTTCCGAGTTTCTTCAGAAACTTCTACTGAGATTGGCTGACCATCCATAACAGTTAGCAGCTAGCAATCACGTTAATTCGATGATTGCCATTTCAGCATTGTCCCCTCGACGGTTCACAGTGCGAACGACTCGAGTATATCCACCTTGCCGATCGCCATAACGTTCTTTGACCTGCTCAAACAGTCGATGAACTAGCTGTTTGTCATACAAATAACCGAGAGCTTGACGACGGGCGGAAAGAGAGCCGTCTTTGGCTAGTGTAATAATGTGTTCTGCTTCGGAGCGAACTGCTTTAGCTCGAATCTTAGTCGTTGTAATCCGACCATGACGAATCAATTCAGTCGTAAGTGCTCTCAGAAGCGCTTTACGCTGATCAGCAGGTTTGCCTAATTGCGGGACGCGGCAACGGTGACGCATATCGGTAAATCAAGGATAAATGGTGGACGAGATGAATAGAGAAAAACTAGATCAAAGGGATTGAAAGAAGTGAGTTGGTTGCTCTAGCTCGATCGAGAAGACTTGTCATGTGGTAGCGTGATACCAAGTCGGTCTTGTAGAGCCTGAATCACTTCTTCTGCAGATTTAGCTCCAAAGTTTTTAATTTCCAGCAAGTCTTCTTGGGTATAGTCAAGTAGATCTGCTACAGAGTTAATCTGTGCCCGCTTCAAACAGTTGTATGCCCGAACAGAGAGCTGCAATTCCTCGATAGGAATCTGATTCGTCGGATCTTCGACGCTATCATCCATGTCGTCGATTGGCGCAAAGTCAATCTCACGCAGTGGATTGAATAGCTCAACCAAAATGTTTGCAGCCTGGCTTAATGCTTCCTGAGGGGTCAAGCTGCCATTTGTCCAGATCTCCATGATCAAGCGATCTTTTTCCAAAGATCCATCGATTCGAGCGTTCTCGATCGAGTAGTTGACCTTCCGAACAGGCATGAAAACTGAGTCAAGCTGGAGAAAATCTAGAGCAGAATTCTCATCCCGACTTCTTTCGATTGCACGATAGCCAATTCCTTTCTCAATCCGAAACTCCATCTCTAAAGTTGAACCGGGTGAAAGAGTGGCAATGTACTGATCAGAGTTAATGGCTTCCACTTCAGAAGGAAGCTCAAAATAGGCAGCTGTCACAGTTGCAGGACCTTCAACTCTGACTCGACCAATCTGCGGTTGAAATGAATAACTTTTCAGTACGACTTCCTTCATGTTTAGCAGAATGTCAAGAACATCCTCCCTCACCCCAGGAATCGTCATAAATTCATGAGTTACCCCAGCAATCCGAACCGCAGTAACTGCTGCTCCCTCTAAATTAGACAGAAGAACCCGTCGCAGTGAATTGCCGACAGTGATTCCCTGTCCCCTCTCTAAAGGTCCAATTACAAACTTACTATATGAGCTACGATCGTGCCCAGAATCAGACTCTACGCACTCAACTTGAAACTGTGCCACAGTTCAACCTCCCTTCTCCTTACGCTTTGGAAACTAAGCCGTACCCGACCTGCTCCCAACCTCCCCCATCTCGCATCAATCAACAAATGCTTTACCATCCAAACGTGAAGCTTAAACGCGGCGACGCTTGGGTGGGCGGCAACCATTATGAGGAATGGGTGTTACATCTCGAATCAATGTGATTTCCAACCCTGCTCCTTGCAGCGCCCGAATCGCGGTTTCTCGACCTGAACCAGGACCACTCACCATCACCTCAATCTGACGCATCCCTTGATCCGTAGCGCGACGAGCCGCATTTTCAGCCGCAGTTTGGGCTGCAAAAGGAGTTCCCTTCTTAGCTCCCTTAAATCCGCTTGAACCTGAAGAAGCCCATGAGATTGCTTCACCGTTCGCATCGGTGATCGTGACGATCGTGTTATTGAAAGTCGACTGGATGTGAGCTACACCACTAGGAACATTCCGCTTTTGCTTCTTAGGTCCAGTCTTTTTACTTGGTTGTCGTGCCATCTCTAATCGCCTTCAGATAAATAGATACCTAACGCACATGGATCGATAAAAATATTCACGTGCGGCTCAAAAGAATACTTATCTGGTCACTAGACTGTTGCCTAGCGCTTACCCTGTGATAAGCAATCTACCACTGCTCCTAGACAAAACAGGGAGACAGATGCCCTAGAGAGCCTGTCGCCCAGTAGCTGTAATCAATGACTACTTCTTAGGAGCTTTCTTCTTCCCTGCTACAGTCCGGCGACCACCCCGGCGAGTACGAGCATTCGTTCTAGTCCGTTGACCCCGGACAGGCAACCCTAGCCGATGGCGACGACCTCGATATGAGCCAATGTCCATCAATCGCTTGATGTTCATCGCTTCTAATCGTCTTAGATCACCTTCAATCTCATAATCAGTCTCGACCGTTTCTCTGAGTGCTGCAACTTCAGCATCAGACAAATCCTTGATTCTTGTATCTGGACTTACACCAGTTTTAGCAAGTATCTCTTTGGAGCGGGTTGGTCCAATTCCATAGATATAGGTCAGACCTATCTCAACACGCTTATCGCGTGGAAGGTCTACTCCGGCAATTCGTGCCACGTCTTCTGCTCTCCCAATCTAGTTTCCTGACAAATAACTAACTCTGAATCCCCAGAAAATTTGCTCGATTAGAGCGAAAATCAAGCAAGCTTTCCCAGGCTTGGAATCCCTAACCTTGGCGTTGCTTGTGCTTTGGATTAGAGCAAATCACCATTACCCTGCCGCGTCTACGGATAACACGACACTTTTCACACATTCTACGAACAGATGCTCGGACTTTCATGCCCTAAAATACGAAGACTACAAAACTGAAATCCTATCAAATTTATATTGTTTTGTCAACAAAACTTACTACTAGAGCAGAAGCAAATCCCAGATGAATCGATTTCCTGCCTAGTCTTTACTACCTGTTTCCCCGCAATAAGTACTGCTATTTCTTGCGTAAACGGTAGGTAATTCGCCCTTTTGTTAAATCGTAAGGAGTTAATTCCACCTTAACTCTGTCACCAGGCAAGATCTTGATGTAGTTACGCCGGATCTTACCTGATATGTGAGCTAGAACATTAAACCCATTATCCAAGTCAACTCGAAACATTGCGTTTGGCAGTGAGTCGGTGACGGTCCCTTCCATTTCAATAAGATCTTGTTTAGACAACGCGCTTTTCCCTTATGAGACACAACAAATTGAACACAGCTTGACAAACGCTATTCTATCCAGTATAGCTGCTCAATAAAGTATATAGGGCTTCTAGACTAGGCAATGCCTAAAAGTCTTGACAGGACTAGATTCCCCTACTTAGCTTAGTAGATTTTGAAGCAAATACAGCTCGAGAAGAACGTGAAGGGGCTGTTTCTAAAAAACGGAGCTGAGATAAGCCCTATTTCGACTGGACAAGGTGTTGAATTTCTGTCGTCACAGCTTCTACATGACGATCGCCATGAACCGAAAGTAGCTGGTTGCGCTTCTGGTAAAAGTCAATGAGGGGGGTAGTTTGTTCTCGATAAACGTCTAGACGATGACGAATGACTTGCTCATTGTCATCTTGGCGACCACGTTGAAGTAGGCGAGCAATGAGTACTTCATCCGGAACATCAAAGTTAATGACGTAATTGTAGGATTGATGAATCTCTTGCAAAAGCTGATCGAGAAACACTGCTTGTGCTGTGGTTCGGGGGAATCCATCCAAAATCCACCCTGGCTCAACATCATCTTGATGCAAGCGCTCTCGCACCATCTCCAAAATAAGTTGATCAGGCACAAGTTCCCCTTTATCCATATAAGCTTGTGCTTTTTGTCCCAGTTCAGTTTTTTGCGAAACAGCAGCCCGCAAAATATCACCCGTGGAGATGTGAGGGATACCAAAACATGCTGCCAAGGCTTGTGCCTGTGTTCCTTTTCCTGCTCCTGGAGGTCCCAAAAAGATCAATCGAACCACTATTGTTTCACCATTCCTTCGTAGCGTTGAGAAATCACATAAGTTTGGATTTGCTTTGCAGTATCGATCGCAACACCCACTAGGATGAGCAGTGAAGTTGCTCCTAACCCTTGAAAAGTTCTAACCTGGGTTGCTCCTTCAACAGCTGTTGGAATAATTGCAACTAAACCTAGAAAAATTGCACCTAGAAAAGTTAAGCGGTTTAGAACTTTTTCGATGTAATCACTGGTTGCCTTACCTGGACGGATTCCTGGAATGCTTGCTCCCATCTTCTTCAGGTTCTGAGACATCTCAATGGGATTAACAATAAGGGATGTGTAGAAGTAGCTGAAGAACAGAATCAGTACAAGATACAGAACAATATTTAGCCAATGCCCAGGACTGAGGTAGCGAACAGCCTGAATTAAAACTGGATTGTTAGGAAAGAAGTTGACGAGGGAAGCAGGTAGGAATAGAACCATGTATGAAAAAATAATTGGCATTACTCCACCCTGGTTCAATCGCAGGGGCAGATAACTGCTCTTTTCCAGGTACAACCGACGACCAACTTGACGGCGAGCGGAAATAATCGGAATTCGCCGAGTGCCTTCTTGAACAAAGACAATGCCAACAATCATTGCTAGAAAAACTAGCAGCAGGATAATGACTCCTCCAACCAAGCTTCGATCGCCACTTTGAGCAAGATCAATGGTTTGACCTAGCGAGCGCGGAAGGGTTGAAACAATACTGACAAAGATTAGTAAGGAAGCTCCATTGCCAATGCCACGTTCTGTAATTAGCTCACCAACCCACATGACAAACATGGAGCCTGCCGTTAAAGCAAGCACAGTTTGAGCGACAAACAAGGGACCAGGATTTTCTGCATATCGGCTGAGCAACAGCGAAATGCCAATGCTTTGGAAGATCGCCCATCCTACTGCGACATAGCGGGTGATTTGAGAGATTTTACGTCTTCCTGCTTCTCCCTCGTTTTTTTGCAAGTCTTCAAGGCTAGGAACTGCCGTTGCCAAAAGCTGCATAATAATTGAGGCATTGATGTAAGGCAAAATTCCTAGAGCAAATATACCAACTGCAGAGATACCGCCCCCAGCCAGGACATCCAGAATACCAATTAAATTCGCGAGCCCGCTCCCTTGAAGTCCTTGTTGAAATGCAGCGCGATCGATTCCTGGAATTGGAATGTAAATACCTAATCTAATTAGAACCAGCATACCGATAGTGACAAGCAGCCGACCTCTCAATCCAGCTGCTTGCGCCATTTGCATAAATGTTTCTTGCGCTGTCGGAGTTTTGTCTCGACTAACGACCATACAGGGGTACCTCCAATTGTTTCGGCAGATCTGCCGCACTAACCAAAATGGCGTAACTTATACTCTAATACCCTAGTGTAAAAGTTTTACCCTACTAAGAACAACACCAGATTGCTCTGGTGATGTTGATCTCAGGACTATGATGTCTGGGGGATATTAAGAGCACAAGCAGTTCTAGCTTACGATTTCACAGCTACCGCCAGCCGCTTCAATTTTGGCACGAGCAGATTTGGTAAATGCTGCTGCTTGTACGTTCAATGCCACACTTAAGTCACCATCTCCTAAAACTTTGAGAGGACCATCATCAGTTGTAACAATACCATCAGAGATTAGTGATGCTAGTGTCACATTGCTGTTTGCTGCAACTGGCTCAAGGTCACTCAGGTTGATGATGGTGTACTGCTTGCGGTTAATTAGCTGAAAATGCTTGAGTTTGGGAATACGCCGATAGAGAGGCATTTGACCGCCTTCAAACCCTGGGCGAGTTCCACTACCAGAGCGAGATTTCTGACCGCGCATTCCAAACCCGCAACTTGCTCCTTGTCCTGCTGAAATACCACGACCGACTCGGCGGCGGCGTTTCTGAGAACCTTGTTTCGGTGAAGCGTCTTCTAGTCTCATAGTTGATAAGAGGGAGTAGCAAAAAGATCAAGACAATTTCTGCAATTTCACAATATGGTTGTGCTTGAAGAAACGAGTCATCGGACAAATTTATTATCCGTACAAGCTCTCTACTGGAACTCCTCGCTCTTCTGCTACCTCAGCAAATGTACGTAAAGATGCTAAAGCATTCGCGGCAGCACGAGCATTGTTGAGGGGATTGCCAGAACCTAGCTGCTTTGCCAGAATGTTCTTCACTCCTGCAAGCTCGAGAACAGTACGAACTGCCCCCCCAGCAATTACACCTGTACCTGGTGCAGCAGGGCGCATCATTACTTTCGCACCTCCTCCACTGCCATTGACAGGATGAGGAATAGAGTTTGCTTTTGTGAGAGGCACATCAATCAAGTGCTTTTTGCCATCCGCTACTCCTTTACGGACAGCACCAATAACATCACTTGCTTTTCCAACCCCTACGCCAACTTGTCCCTTCTCGTTACCGACAATTACGATCGCTCGGAAGCTTAATTTTTTGCCTCCCTTTACCACCTTGGTTACACGGCGGATTTGAACAACACGCTCTTGCCAGTCAGTTTCCTTTTCCTTAGTACGGCTACTCTTACGACGATTCGCCATGATATCTATTTCCTTAATTCCTAACGAGTTTTTGACTTCGTTATCGTGTTGCCTGGAAGACCTAATTAGAAGCTAAGCCCGCCTTCCCGGGCAGCATCTGCTAGTGCCTTAATGCGTCCGTGGTAGAGATTTCCACCACGATCAAAAACAACTTGCTGAATGCCCTTGGCGATCGCACGCTCGGCAATTAGTTGTCCTACCTTAACAGAAGCTTCACAGTTTGCACCGGTTGCAAGATCTGGCTTGAGATCTGCCTCAAGCGTTGAAGCAGCAGCAAGCGTGTGATGGCGGGTATCATCAATTACTTGCACATAGATGTGTTGATTTGAACGAAACACAGCCAATCTAGGACGCTCTGAGGTCCCAAAGACTTTGCGACGAACCCGACGATGGCGTCGCTGAACAGATTCCTTACGAGTCAGTTTCATTACTTCTTACCTGCCTTTCCAGCCTTACGTCTGACGAGTTCGCCTGCGTAACGGATACCTTTACCCTTATAAGGTTCAGGGGGACGAACAGAGCGAATTTTTGCGGCTACGTTACCGACATCCTCTTTATTAATTCCGGTAACAACAACGTTTGTGTTATTTTCAACCGCTAACTGAATACCGTCAGGTGGTTCAATCTGTACAGGGTGGCTGTATCCAACACTAAGTACTAAGTTGCGTCCCTGAACCTGAGCACGATAACCGACGCCCTGAATCTCTAAGCGGCGTTGGAACCCCTGCGAGACCCCTTCAACCATGTTTGCAACCAGCGTCCGAGACAGGCCGTGTCGCTGGCGCGCTGCACGAGATTCATTGCGACGAGTAACGAGAATGGTTTCGCCTTCCTGGGTAATTTCGACTTCAGCAGGCAGGCTTCTAGAGAGTTCCCCTTTCGGTCCTTTTACTGTAACCTGCTGCCCATCTAAAGCAATTGTTACTTTTTGAGGGATAGGGATAGGGCGCTTGCCAATACGAGACATGACAGTTTCTCCTGAATAAAGCTTTTAGCTACTCAAAGGCTGTGCTGCCTTACCAGATATAGCAAAGTACTTCACCACCAAGCCCCTGGCGACGCGCATCGCGATCGGTCATGATGCCACTGGAGGTAGAAATGATTGCGATACCGATGCCACCAAGAACACGAGGGAGTTCCTTGCGGTTAGAGTAGACGCGCAGTCCGGGTTTGCTAACCCGCTTTAAGGCATTGATAATAGGACGACGATTCTTGCCTTTGTACTTTAGTGAGACGACAAGCGTCCGCTTTACGCCTTCCTCTTGCTCATTGAAGTCTGTGATAAATCCTTCTTCACGTAAAACTCTAGCAATGCTGCGAGTCATCTTAGTGGATGGAATTTCTGTAGTTTGATGCCGCGCCATATTTGCATTGCGGATGCGCGTCAGCATATCTGAAATTGTGTCGTTAGCCGCCATAGTTTCCTCTTTACGAAACTGCCTCAGATTTCTCGGAAGGGCATGCCTAGTTCTTTAAGCAAGGCGCGACCCTCTTCATCGGTGTTGGCTGTTGTGATGATCGAAATATCCATTCCTCGAATTTGATCAATGGAGTCGTACTCCATTTCAGGAAAGATAAGTTGCTCACGGACGCCCAATGTATAGTTACCGCGACCATCAAAGCTCTTTGGGCTGACACCTCGGAAGTCACGAATTCTTGGGAGAGCAAGATTAAGTAAGCGATCCAAGAAGGCATACATGCGATCGGATCGCAGCGTTACCATAATTCCCACTGGCATTCCTTGGCGAAGCTTGAAACCTGCGATTGCCTTTTTTGCTCGGGTAACAACAGGTTTCTGTCCAGTGATTAGAGCAATCTCGTTTATTGAGGACTCAAGTGCCTTTGCATTTTGTGATGCTTCACCTAATCCCCGATTGACCGTAACCTTAACAAGCTTAGGAACTTGATGGACGTTTTCATACTTAAACTGCTCTGTCAGCTTAGGTATAACTTTGTCTTGGTAAAGTGCCTTTAGTTTCTCTGCCATAAATTTTGTCCTTCCTTTTCCCTGGGCTTGGTCAGGGATTTTGAACAAGTTGCTTGAAGCTCCAAGCGACTCAGCCTAGAGGACTGAGAACTCAAGCAAAATTTAGTCAATCACTTCTCCAGTCTTCTTCAGCATCCGTACTTTACGTCCGTCTGCATTGAAGGTGTAGCAAACTCGACTAGCAACCTTTTGTTGAGTAGAGTAAAGCATCACATTTGAACTGTGAATAGGAGCTTCAAAGGTTTGAATTTGCCCTGATTCACCTTCCTGCTGAGGCTTAACGTGCTTAGTACGAACATTCACACCCTTGATTACAACCTTGCTGGTTTCAGGAAATGTTGTTAGTACTTCGCCAATTTTGCCTTTCTCTTTGCCCGAGATGACCTGGACGGTATCGCCCTTCTTGATATGCATCTTGTAGCGAGTTTTAGTTCCTTTCAGCATCACAGCACCTCCGGAGCCAAGGAAATAATTTTCGTGAAGTTTTTATCACGCAGTTCGCGCGCAACTGGACCAAACACCCGAGTGCCTCTTGGGTTGCCCTCTGCATTGATAATGACTGCTGCATTATCATCAAAGCGAATGCTCATACCGCTATCCCGTCGAAGTCCTTTTTTTGTCCGTACTACAACAGCACGAACAACATCAGACTTTTTGACCGCCATATTTGGAATTGCGTCTTTAACCACCGCAATAATGACATCGCCTACATTGGCATAGCGGCGATTACCGCCCAATACTCGAATGCACATCAACTTACGTGCGCCGCTGTTATCTGCCACATTCAGGTAAGTTTCTTGCTGAATCATGGTTAGCCTCCCTTAACTGATCGTCTCAACATAAATTAGACGTTTGCGGCATTTTCAAGGACATCGACAACAGCCCAGCGCTTGGTACGGCTGAGGGGTCGAGTTTCTTGAATCCGAACCCGATCGCCCACCCGACACTTGTTCTCTTCGTCGTGAGCCTTGTACCGCTTGGTTCGAACCATAATCTTGCGGTATTTAGGGTGAGGTGCACGGTTTTCAACGGCAACAACTACCGTTTTGTCCATTTTGTCGCTAACGACCAAGCCAACCCGTTCTTTAACTGCCATTGCCTATTCCTCCTGTGCAGCAGATTGAGCATTCGCTATCTGCCGTTCCCGCTCTATAGTCATCAATTGCGACAGTCGATGGCGAAGATGTTTGAATTGATGAGGCTTTTCCAAGCGACGAGTCGCCTTTTGAAAGCGCAATTGAAACAATTCTTTCTTGACTGATACAATTTGCTCACTGATCTCAGCATCGTTGAGATCTCGAATTTCCCCAATTTTAGGCAGAGCCATAATTACGACTCCTCTGCTTCGCGCATAATGAACTTCGTCTTGATAGGCAGCTTGAAGGATGCAAGTCGCATTGCTTCACGAGCAGTCGCTTCAGGAACTCCAGCGATCTCAAACATAATCCGACCTGGTTTCACCACTGCAACCCAGAACTCAGGATTCCCTTTACCGGAACCCATGCGAGTTTCAGCAGGACGCATTGTTACAGGCTTATCTGGAAATATCCGGATCCAGATTTTGCCACCGCGACGAATATAGCGAGTCATTGCTCGACGACTAGCTTCTATCTGGCGGGAGGTGATCCAAGAAGGTTCAAGGGCTTGCAGTGCGAAATCACCGAAGCTGATCTCATTTCCTGAAGTTGCCAACCCAGTCATCCGTCCGCGCTGTTGCTTACGGAATTTAGTTCTTCTAGGACTTAACATCTTGAGTACCTTTGAACTGAGATTTCAAAATTCAGAATTGGAACTGGATTAACAGCGAGTTCCTTTTCTGTCTACGCTTCATTAGAGCGATCTTCGTATTGTTGACGGCGACGCGGTTGGCGACGACGCGGTTGATTGGCTGGAGTAGTTGGAGCAACTTCTTCCTGTCCAGGAATGATTTCTCCTTTGAAAACCCAAACCTTGATCCCCAGAATTCCATAGATGGTCTGGGCTGTCTTGTAGGAAAAATCAATGTCAGCGCGAAGTGTATGAAGAGGAACCTTGCCTTCACGGGTATATTCCGTGCGGGCAATTTCAGCCCCGTTCAAGCGACCACTAACCTGGATTTTAATGCCCTCGATTCCTGCCCGTTGCGCTCTTTGAATCGCTTGCCGCACAACTCGACGGAAAGAAACCCGTCGTTCTAGCTGTTGGGCAACATACTCAGCAATTAAAGAAGCGTCTGCATCAACGCGTGCAACTTCAACAACATTGATCCGAATCTGACGGTTGCTATCGCCTAGAGCCTTTTGAAGCCCTACCCGAAGCTCTTCAATTCCCTGTCCACCACGACCTACAACAACACCCGGACGAGCGGTATGAATTTCTAGGTCAATCTGATCTGCTTTACGTTCAATTCGAATTTGAGCAATACCAGGGCTTTCTAGGCTCTTGAGCTTCATAGGGTTCTTTTCCAGGAAGTTCCGAATGGTATAGTCTTCCTGTAAAAGTTTGGGGTAACGACTGGAATCAGCAAACCAGCGAGAGCGATGCTCCTGAGTAATGCCGAGCCGGAAACCGACTGGATGAATTTTTTGTCCCACGATGCGTCCTCGTAATCACTAAATGAATTTTGGGATTTGCTCCAGCAGAGTTCGACCTACTCTGCAGTTTCTGCGCCAGGAGCAACGACGATTGTGATATGGCAGGTTGGTTTGCGGATTTGATAAGCCCGTCCCTGAGCGCGAGGACGGAACCGCTTCAACACAGGGCCTTGATCTGCAAATGCCTGAGTGATGACAAGATCACCAGGTGTATATCCGGCATTGTGTTCTGCGTTTGCGACTGCAGAGCGCAAAACCTTCAGCACCGGATCGCAGGCGCGATAAGGCATAAATTCCAGAATAATCAGGGCCTCTCGGTAAGACCGTCCCCGAATTTGGTCGAGAACGCGACGTACCTTAAAGGGGGACATTCGGATATAGCGGGCAACCGCTTTGACTTCTTCAGAACTAATAATTGGCATAACTTCCTCCCTGGCTTATAGCGATGGGCATAAGCTTGAACCCGAATCTTGAAATCGCTACTTGCTACTTTTTATCGACGCGCTTTCTTATCGCTCTTGGCATGACCTCGGAAGGTTCGAGTTGGTGCAAATTCACCAAGCTTGTGACCAACCATTTGCTCTGTTACATAGACAGGAACATGTTGTCGTCCATTATGGACAGCGATCGTATGCCCAATCATTTGCGGGAGGATGGTTGAAGCCCTAGACCAAGTTTTAATTACCTGCTTCTCGCCTTTGGCGTTCAGGTTTTCAACTTTCTTAAGTAGATGATCCGCAACAAACGGACCTTTTTTGAGAGAGCGAGACATAGGTACTAACTAACCTTTGATGAATGTCAGACCTGAATATGATACTGATTGGAGGGATGCAAGGCTTCCAGCGAGTTTTACCAACGCTGAATTGCCTTACTTATGACTCCCGTCCGCCTCTACCCCGCTTCGATGTACGACGACGACGACGAACGATCAAGGCATTGCTCAACTTCTTCTTCTTACGAGTCTTAGCACCCAGAGCTGGCTTACCCCAAGGAGTTACAGGACCAGAGCGACCAATTGGTGCTCGTCCCTCACCACCACCATGTGGGTGATCTACCGGGTTCATCACGCTGCCTCGCACCTCTGGTCTACGTCCTTTCCAACGCTTCCGACCAGCCTTGCCAAGGCTAATGTTTCTGGCATCTGCGTTGCCAACTTGCCCGATCGTGGCGTAGCATTCACGGCGAACTAACCGTACTTCGGTTGAAGGAAGTCGCAGAGTGACAAAATTTCCTTCTTTTGCCACAACCTGAGCACCAGTTCCGGCGGCTCGAACAATCTGCCCCCCTTTACCAGGAACGAGTTCAACATTGTGAACGATCGTACCTAGAGGCATGTTCCCCAAGGGTAGAGCATTACCAATCTCGAAAGGAGCCTCAGATCCAGCCAAGACAGTTGCGCCGACTTGCAGGTTCGCGGGGTGAATGATATAACGCTTCTCACCATCTTGATAGTGAAGTAGCGCAATCCGAGCGTTCCGGTTGGGATCGTATTCAATCGCTGCGACCTTTGCAGGAATATTTCGCTTATCGCGACGAAAATCGATAATCCGATAAAGCCGCTTATGTCCACCTCCCCGGTGGCGACAAGTGACTACACCCCGATTGTTGCGACCTTTTTTTCGATGAACCGATACAGTCAGTGACTTTTCCGGCTCAGTCTTCGTAATTTCTGCAAAATCTAGAACCGACCGCTCACGGGTGCCGGGGGTGTAAGGTCGGTAGTTTCTAATACCCATAATTTAAACTCTTCAGGAATTAGACTTCGGGGAATAGCGTGATGGAATCGTCGCCTGCAAGTGTGATAATCGCCCGCTTATAGTGAGGACGGTTTCCCATAAATCGACCAACACGACGCGATTTCTCAGGTGGATTCATCGTATTTACTTTGACCACCTTGACATTGAACAACTCTTCGATCGCTGCCTTGATCTGTGTCTTGGTTGCTCTGGGATCAACCTCAAAGACATATTTATTGTCTTCTAGAAGACGGGTTGCCTTCTCAGTGATTAAGGGACGACGTACCAAGTCTGGGAGTGAACGAGCATCAATCTTCACCGTAAACCTCCTGAATCTTGGTAATTGCAGATTGAGTTGCAACAATTCGATCTGCTGCCAAAATGTCAAATATATTTAGATTGTCTGCCTTAATTAGACGAAGACTACCAATATTCCGAGATGAAAGATAGACGTTTTCATCCCGAGCAGCAACGATGAGCAGAATTTTTGATTCTGGCTCAACTCCCCAACGGATCAATGCTTGCACAAGTTCCTTGGTTTTAGGACGAGGCAAACTGTCAGCGAAATCTTGCACGACAACCAAGTCAGCGGAACGTCCTTGCAACGCAGTACGTAATGCTGAACGGCGTTCCTTCCGGTTCATTTTTGTAGAATAATCCCGGGGCTTAGGT is a genomic window containing:
- the rplB gene encoding 50S ribosomal protein L2, translating into MGIRNYRPYTPGTRERSVLDFAEITKTEPEKSLTVSVHRKKGRNNRGVVTCRHRGGGHKRLYRIIDFRRDKRNIPAKVAAIEYDPNRNARIALLHYQDGEKRYIIHPANLQVGATVLAGSEAPFEIGNALPLGNMPLGTIVHNVELVPGKGGQIVRAAGTGAQVVAKEGNFVTLRLPSTEVRLVRRECYATIGQVGNADARNISLGKAGRKRWKGRRPEVRGSVMNPVDHPHGGGEGRAPIGRSGPVTPWGKPALGAKTRKKKKLSNALIVRRRRRTSKRGRGGRES
- a CDS encoding 50S ribosomal protein L23, with the translated sequence MDARSLPDLVRRPLITEKATRLLEDNKYVFEVDPRATKTQIKAAIEELFNVKVVKVNTMNPPEKSRRVGRFMGNRPHYKRAIITLAGDDSITLFPEV
- the rplD gene encoding 50S ribosomal protein L4 yields the protein MVDCVVKDWQGAEVGQASLELRVAKEENAAHIVHRALVRQMNNARQGTASTKTRAEVSGGGRKPWRQKGTGRARAGSNRSPLWRGGGVTFGPKPRDYSTKMNRKERRSALRTALQGRSADLVVVQDFADSLPRPKTKELVQALIRWGVEPESKILLIVAARDENVYLSSRNIGSLRLIKADNLNIFDILAADRIVATQSAITKIQEVYGED
- the rpsS gene encoding 30S ribosomal protein S19, which gives rise to MSRSLKKGPFVADHLLKKVENLNAKGEKQVIKTWSRASTILPQMIGHTIAVHNGRQHVPVYVTEQMVGHKLGEFAPTRTFRGHAKSDKKARR
- the rpsC gene encoding 30S ribosomal protein S3, with product MGQKIHPVGFRLGITQEHRSRWFADSSRYPKLLQEDYTIRNFLEKNPMKLKSLESPGIAQIRIERKADQIDLEIHTARPGVVVGRGGQGIEELRVGLQKALGDSNRQIRINVVEVARVDADASLIAEYVAQQLERRVSFRRVVRQAIQRAQRAGIEGIKIQVSGRLNGAEIARTEYTREGKVPLHTLRADIDFSYKTAQTIYGILGIKVWVFKGEIIPGQEEVAPTTPANQPRRRQPRRRQQYEDRSNEA
- the rplV gene encoding 50S ribosomal protein L22, which gives rise to MPIISSEEVKAVARYIRMSPFKVRRVLDQIRGRSYREALIILEFMPYRACDPVLKVLRSAVANAEHNAGYTPGDLVITQAFADQGPVLKRFRPRAQGRAYQIRKPTCHITIVVAPGAETAE